A region of the Oceanihabitans sp. IOP_32 genome:
CATAATTAGTAATTCCAAAATCTTTAATCGTGTTTTTCCAGTTAGCTTCTAATGCATTTGGATATACCACTAATACTTTTGTATTATATCCGTTTTTATCTATATATCTTTTGATAATTCTTGAAGCCACAACTGTTTTACCCAAACCAACTACATCAGCAAGTATAAAACCGTTATGCTTCATTAATTTATCGAAACCTTCTACAACAGCATCAGATTGATATTGTAAGTTGGTGTAACCATCTGGTAAATCTCTACTTGAAATTTTATCTCTAATAACCGCATCCCCAAAATACTCTATCAGCATTTTTATATAGAGTTCGTAAGGTGTTATATCCTCATTTAAATAAGTTTTCTTTTTTAAGCCTTTTATGTCAACAGGTAATAATTCTGTAGATTCTTCCCAAAGCTCTTCAAACTCTTTTGTAGCAAATACAACATCTTCGTAATCTTTAAGTAATACATTAAATTCGTAGTTAGATGATGCGTTTGAGCCTAAACCTGCATCCGTTAAATTAGATGAACCTGTAATAACACTACCGTTGGTATGTTCATTAAAAAGTTTTGGTCTGAAAATATAAACTTTAGCGTGTAGATTTCTTTTACCGTGCGCTTTTATTGTTACCTTTTTTGTAATAATATCTTCAATAAATTGAATGATACCATTTTCAACGTCTTCACTATATTCAGCTTTAGATATATCTTCTGAAACAAAGTTTATATATTCTTCTTTTGTATGCGTCGTGTTTTCTAAATAAAGTTGCCCTTTTTTTTGAGCTTCGTTTATTAAATCATCTACGTTGATTCCTACTAATATTCTAATTTCAGGCACATTGTCAAGTAGAGGTCTAATTTTAAAATATCCTGATGCTCTAAAATACCCTACGAGTGCATCGAAACTATGTATTGATTGGTTTTCAAATACACCCTTAAATTTATTTATTAAGTTGTTATTATTTTTATTAGTAAAAAACTTTGTTGACATTCAATAGTTGGTATTATGAAACCCTAAAAATATAAATATTTACGAGAACTTTATTAACAAAACCTTGCAAAGTTTGCAGACTCTGCAAACCTTACAAACTCTTTATTTTTTGATAATAACCTGCTTTAGGTTTAACTAAGTAGCCTGCTTGTTCTAGTTTTGCTAAATAATTATCTACCGTACGCTCTTTAATATTTAATTTACTGCCAATAATTACTGCTTGTTTTCTGCTAAACTCTTGTGGTAATTCTTTTAAAAAATTAGCTTTTGGTGAAGTAGGTTTAAACTGCATATTTGTTGTGTTATTTGGTAAGTTTTTAAATACCAATATGCTGTGCTGCAAATAGACATCGGCTAATTTTAGTGCATTTTCAAAATCTTGGTCGGTACATTCTAAATCAGCTTCTTTTAATTGGTATTCGTATTTTCTTATGGCTGTAAATATCATACAAAAACGAAATACCATTAAGCCTAAACGCTTTACTACACTTGTAGCATCTTTACTTACTAAATTGTAAATTCTGAATAAATATTCATCAAACAACGGATTGAATTTTTCCCATTGTGCATCTGACAAATGAATATTAGTCACCGTATTATCTAAATATCTTACCATACGATAGACTTCATCTGAAAGATGTTTAAAATGTTCGGTTAAATTAACTGGATTGGATTTTGGGGATGGGTCTAACCACTCTGGATTGGATGCAAACACATAGAACATAAATCTACTAAACAAACCATCTTCTGCCGATTGTATGATGTTTAATATTTGATTAGGTGTACCAGAAAGCACCACCGACAATCTTGGGTTGTCGATTTCGAAATACTCGTTATTAGTTTTTCTTGAAATGGATATTTTTTCGTGATGGTAAGCCTTTCGTAATAAGTCTGAGTATGAACCCCAATCGTTTTTAAAGGTTTGCCCTAAAGTATCTGCTTCGGTTTCGCACATAATACCAAATCCCTCGTTATCCTCGATATGTTTTATCATTTTAGCATTACTTGTATTTGCAGGAATGTAAACCACTTTAAAAGGTGGTTGCGTTGGCTCTTCTGGTGGTTCTTCCCCTTTTTTAAGATACTTTTTAGCTTGCTTTTGCGCTTCTAATTCTTTTTTATAATCTGCTTCTTCATCTTTAGAATTTTGAATTACTGCTTGATGATATTTATCGGCTAACATTTTGGCGTATGTTAACGCTCCTTTTCCAGAAGCTGCTGGTGCTAACAAAAATGAAAATAAATTGGGATAGACTTCTTTACCACCGTACAAGCCTAAAACATTAGGTAAGCAACCTGATAGAATACTTAATGCTCCTGTAAGAAATACATCTTTTTCGCGTTGGGTTTTTAGTACTTCAATCCCTTTTTGAAATATTATAGGTAATGAATTATATACGTCTTCTGGAACAGTTGGCGTAGTTGTTAAAAGTGATAAACTTTCTAAGTTTTGGTTGTCTTGATTTTGTACTTCTTCTGAAACTGTAGCGTTTGCAAATTTTGCAAACTTTGCAAAGTCTGCATTGTTGCTTTTATAAGCACTTCTAACCGTTGTTTTTATTTCTTTTTCTGATAAATCGAAATTTGCAATACAGTATTGGTAAACATCTTCTTCTATAACTCCAAATCTACAAGCGTTTGCTGAAAATAGATATATGTAGTTATTTCTGTTTCCTTCGTGATACTCGACTTTTTGATTGGTAAACGCTT
Encoded here:
- a CDS encoding DUF3987 domain-containing protein, with protein sequence MTAAVSVFRDFVYKVSDKPLVEVLNNIKTGTYKTEINKIRHLMSLGKEEEAETLKKQLLGFTASGVFDNYRSSENLEVYTQFIILDIDKLSESELNRIIPVINVAPYTYACFISTRGKGVKFIVRVNSNVEQHKTVYNQVVDYYEQALNTVVDTSGSDYARLCFMSYDENCYINTEATIFEIQEEEKQTITESDANTNNHQQLSIVEILNKCEAFTNQKVEYHEGNRNNYIYLFSANACRFGVIEEDVYQYCIANFDLSEKEIKTTVRSAYKSNNADFAKFAKFANATVSEEVQNQDNQNLESLSLLTTTPTVPEDVYNSLPIIFQKGIEVLKTQREKDVFLTGALSILSGCLPNVLGLYGGKEVYPNLFSFLLAPAASGKGALTYAKMLADKYHQAVIQNSKDEEADYKKELEAQKQAKKYLKKGEEPPEEPTQPPFKVVYIPANTSNAKMIKHIEDNEGFGIMCETEADTLGQTFKNDWGSYSDLLRKAYHHEKISISRKTNNEYFEIDNPRLSVVLSGTPNQILNIIQSAEDGLFSRFMFYVFASNPEWLDPSPKSNPVNLTEHFKHLSDEVYRMVRYLDNTVTNIHLSDAQWEKFNPLFDEYLFRIYNLVSKDATSVVKRLGLMVFRFCMIFTAIRKYEYQLKEADLECTDQDFENALKLADVYLQHSILVFKNLPNNTTNMQFKPTSPKANFLKELPQEFSRKQAVIIGSKLNIKERTVDNYLAKLEQAGYLVKPKAGYYQKIKSL